From the Mesorhizobium koreense genome, the window CGTCGACCAGCCGCAGACTTGAAAGGTTGCGCAGCATCCGGCGTGGTCTCTTCAGCGCCCCCCAATTCAGGAAGTAGCGCGAAAGCAAGCTTGGCGTGCCACTATGGGAGCCGCCATGGGCGACGCGATAGACCGCGCCGCGAAACGGCAGCTTCGCCAGCGGCGTGCCATGTTCGGCCAATATCTCGTTGATGCGATGGTGACTGCCCAGCATCGATTTGATCCATCCGGCGGGTGCGTCCTCGAACCGCTCGGGCAGGCGATAGAGGTCGGCCCTGACGATCAGGGACGTTCCGCAAACATGGTTGAAATCATCGTTCCCCAGAAGGAGCCTGCCACCATGGTCCCATATGTAGCCCCGGTCGATGATCCAGCCGTTCGCATCGCGGTTTTCCGATACGAAGCTGACCAGCCGCGAACTGACGAAGTCGTCGTCGTCGACAATCATGAAGAAACGGCTGTCGCGGGCACGCAGCATGCCCTTCAACACCCGCCTCCCCTTGTCGATGCGGAAGGCTTCGCGGAAATCCTCGACGTCGGCGTTGCCGCGCTCATGCATGTCGTTCGGCGGGAAGGTGACGCGCTCGACTTCGACCCGATCCGGCAGTTCGGGCAGTTCGGCGCCCTCGTTCGCCACGATGATCCCGCGCCACTCGCCGCTCGTCTGGTTCGCGATCGACGCGACGGTCTCGGCGAGGTTCGCCTTCAGGAGGCTCCAGTCGCGGGCGTTGTCCTGATGTCGAACCGGTATGATGAAGGTGAGGAGCGTCATCGAGAGCGATCTCCAAATTTTCTTGTTTGCATCGGACTTTTCAGGCGGCGAGGGCCATGCCGGCCCGACCTGCCGCCCATTCCAATCCGTTGTCGAGAGAGGAGGCCCGATAAGTCAATTCCGTCCCGCCGGAGAACGCGGCCATGAAACGAGCGATCTTGCCATAGCTGTTGTCGAGCACGGCATGCGGCCGTCCGATGAGCAGCGAGCAGATATGGACATGCAGCCGGTCGGTGACGATTGCCCGGCCGCGCGAAATCTGGCGAATGCCGCGGCGGAAGCGGTTGTGCGCCGCGGCATCCAGCTTGCGCAGCCTCATCTCGGCGGGCTTCAGAGCGAGGAGCGCCGAGGCCGCACCGGCGGCTTTCGACACCCGCACGCGGCGACGAGATTCAGTGATCCAGTCCTCGATCGGCAGACCGGGATAGAGTGAGCGATCCACCTCGCCCGTCTTCTCCAGATCGGCCCGCAGCATGGCCAGAACGGGGAACTCGGCGGCATTCGGCTCGACCATGCCGATCCAGAACGCCATGTCCGGGCAAAGGCGCACTTCGC encodes:
- a CDS encoding galactosyl transferase, which gives rise to MTLLTFIIPVRHQDNARDWSLLKANLAETVASIANQTSGEWRGIIVANEGAELPELPDRVEVERVTFPPNDMHERGNADVEDFREAFRIDKGRRVLKGMLRARDSRFFMIVDDDDFVSSRLVSFVSENRDANGWIIDRGYIWDHGGRLLLGNDDFNHVCGTSLIVRADLYRLPERFEDAPAGWIKSMLGSHHRINEILAEHGTPLAKLPFRGAVYRVAHGGSHSGTPSLLSRYFLNWGALKRPRRMLRNLSSLRLVDDSARREFFGKAA
- a CDS encoding polysaccharide pyruvyl transferase family protein, whose product is MRSQPSLALIAKMKGMIDDCLKDHVREDEPLAILDFPDIRNCGDSAIWLGEMAYLASRGKRPAYVSRMRDLSPDALERAVPEGPIFIHGGGNFGDLWVSHQDFREQVLERFPHRRVIQFPQSIHYRSEQRVEQTARAIGRHRNFLLLVRDEESRDFARKRFDCEVRLCPDMAFWIGMVEPNAAEFPVLAMLRADLEKTGEVDRSLYPGLPIEDWITESRRRVRVSKAAGAASALLALKPAEMRLRKLDAAAHNRFRRGIRQISRGRAIVTDRLHVHICSLLIGRPHAVLDNSYGKIARFMAAFSGGTELTYRASSLDNGLEWAAGRAGMALAA